In one window of Chryseobacterium sp. JV274 DNA:
- a CDS encoding GyrI-like domain-containing protein, protein MEEYKKRIVKTIQYIDNHIDSDLSLEKVSEISAYSPFHFHRIFKLVTGETLQSYIIRKKIEKSALHLAMHKNMEIKEIYWNLGFSNHSAFCKTFKKYYGVPPTEFRRSAPEKFHKILQTHSKNGQIDTVFSQYICNIENLLNWTNMNLKIEVKEMPEMNLASVMSLGIANVESSFNVLIDWAIKKNLFPRENVKMIAIYHDSCKITPLDKVRIHACMLLDEKLRQQEGEVFAETLDAGKYIVGSGEVTLDDFEQCWVSLFLWMNENKYTTRKTFPYEIYHSNFKEHPEGKMIVDFCIPIH, encoded by the coding sequence TTGGAAGAATATAAAAAACGAATTGTAAAAACAATTCAATACATTGATAATCATATTGATTCGGATTTGTCTCTGGAGAAAGTTTCAGAGATAAGCGCTTATTCGCCTTTTCATTTCCACAGAATATTTAAGCTTGTCACCGGAGAGACTCTTCAGAGCTATATTATCAGGAAGAAAATAGAAAAAAGCGCCCTTCATCTGGCAATGCATAAAAATATGGAGATCAAAGAGATCTACTGGAATCTTGGATTTTCAAACCACTCAGCTTTCTGCAAAACATTCAAAAAATATTATGGTGTGCCCCCTACAGAATTCCGCAGGTCGGCTCCTGAAAAATTTCACAAGATTTTACAAACACATAGCAAGAACGGACAAATTGATACGGTTTTCAGCCAATACATTTGCAATATTGAAAACCTGTTAAATTGGACCAACATGAATTTAAAAATCGAAGTAAAAGAAATGCCAGAAATGAATCTGGCGTCTGTAATGAGCCTTGGAATTGCAAATGTGGAATCTTCTTTCAACGTATTAATAGATTGGGCGATAAAGAAGAATCTTTTTCCGCGGGAAAATGTGAAAATGATCGCTATATATCATGACAGCTGTAAGATTACCCCTCTTGACAAAGTAAGAATTCATGCCTGCATGCTCCTGGATGAAAAACTGAGGCAGCAGGAGGGCGAAGTATTTGCCGAAACTTTAGATGCGGGCAAATACATTGTAGGAAGTGGCGAAGTTACTTTGGATGACTTCGAGCAATGCTGGGTTTCTTTGTTTTTATGGATGAATGAAAACAAGTATACCACCAGAAAAACCTTTCCTTACGAAATCTATCACTCCAACTTTAAAGAACATCCGGAAGGAAAAATGATCGTTGATTTTTGTATTCCGATTCATTAA
- a CDS encoding superoxide dismutase family protein: MKVQTLALLAGFAFLAASCGTTKMYSVNAKSGTQTGGTAKFTQQGNDVIMKLNVTNLTPGIHAVHIHEKGDCSAADGTSTGGHWNPSKNDHGKWGAEHFHMGDIGNLVADEGGTATLTFKTDKWCLGCTDESKNIIGKGLIVHAAADDFHTQPTGNAGGRVGCVEIK; encoded by the coding sequence ATGAAAGTACAAACATTAGCATTATTGGCAGGATTTGCATTTTTAGCAGCTTCATGCGGAACAACAAAAATGTATTCTGTAAATGCCAAAAGCGGAACACAAACAGGAGGAACGGCAAAGTTTACCCAGCAGGGAAATGACGTGATCATGAAACTGAATGTAACAAACCTTACTCCCGGAATCCATGCAGTACACATTCATGAAAAAGGAGATTGTTCTGCTGCAGACGGAACCTCTACTGGTGGTCACTGGAATCCTTCCAAAAATGATCACGGTAAATGGGGTGCTGAACATTTCCATATGGGAGATATAGGAAATCTGGTTGCTGATGAGGGCGGAACGGCAACACTGACTTTCAAGACAGACAAATGGTGTCTGGGCTGTACTGATGAGTCTAAAAACATCATCGGCAAAGGTCTTATTGTACATGCTGCTGCAGATGATTTCCATACTCAGCCTACTGGAAATGCAGGAGGAAGAGTGGGATGTGTAGAAATTAAGTAA
- a CDS encoding GMP reductase, whose amino-acid sequence MRIEYDIKLGFKDVMFRPKRSTLKSRSEVDLQREFTFKHTKKKWTGVPVIAANMDTVGTFEMAVELAKEKIITAVHKHYTPEQWDQFLQSQPESIYQYIALSTGTGKADEEKIRLILEKHPKIEFLCIDVANGYSEHFVGFVKKARANFPDKIIIAGNVVTGEMVEELLLVGADIIKVGIGPGSVCTTRVKTGVGYPQLSAIIECADAAHGLGGHIIADGGCKVPGDVAKAFGGGADFVMLGGMFAGHDESGGEMIEENGKKYRLFYGMSSKTAMDKHSGGVAEYRSSEGKTVKAAYKGPVADTVKDILGGVRSTCTYVGASKLKELSKRTTFIRVQEQENQVFKD is encoded by the coding sequence ATGCGTATAGAATATGACATAAAACTGGGGTTCAAGGATGTAATGTTCCGCCCTAAGCGTTCTACTTTAAAATCCAGGTCAGAAGTTGATTTACAAAGAGAGTTTACCTTTAAACATACTAAGAAAAAATGGACAGGTGTTCCGGTAATTGCCGCCAATATGGATACCGTAGGAACTTTTGAAATGGCTGTAGAGCTGGCAAAAGAAAAAATTATCACAGCTGTTCACAAACATTACACCCCCGAGCAATGGGATCAGTTTCTACAGAGTCAGCCTGAAAGTATTTATCAATATATTGCCTTAAGCACAGGAACAGGAAAAGCCGATGAAGAAAAAATAAGACTAATCCTTGAAAAGCATCCAAAAATTGAATTTCTCTGCATTGATGTAGCCAATGGTTATTCTGAGCATTTCGTTGGATTTGTGAAGAAGGCAAGAGCTAATTTTCCGGATAAAATCATTATCGCTGGAAATGTCGTTACCGGAGAAATGGTAGAAGAGCTGCTTCTTGTAGGTGCCGATATCATAAAGGTAGGAATTGGCCCTGGATCAGTTTGTACTACCAGAGTAAAAACAGGAGTAGGATATCCTCAGCTTTCTGCTATTATTGAATGTGCTGATGCTGCCCATGGTTTAGGCGGACATATCATCGCTGATGGCGGATGTAAAGTTCCCGGCGATGTTGCAAAAGCTTTTGGAGGCGGCGCAGATTTCGTAATGCTGGGTGGAATGTTTGCCGGTCATGATGAAAGCGGTGGAGAAATGATTGAAGAAAATGGGAAAAAATACCGTCTTTTCTATGGGATGAGTTCCAAAACTGCAATGGATAAGCATTCCGGAGGTGTAGCAGAATACCGTTCCTCTGAAGGCAAAACTGTGAAAGCCGCGTATAAAGGTCCTGTAGCAGACACCGTAAAAGATATTTTGGGAGGTGTACGGTCTAC
- a CDS encoding prolipoprotein diacylglyceryl transferase, with translation MDFPVTFHIFGKTILAHPLFEAGGMFLGMRYYFYLKRKSKEKLSFNTSAAVLIGATAGALIGSKLIGNLENPYTLFENFTIKKFWSNNTIVGGLAFGLLGVELAKKIVHHKESTGDLIVFPLIFAIIIGRIGCFLTGIYEETYGIPTDSVFGMHLGDQYLRHPVALYEIAFLILLWVGLKYIQNHKKYPSGFIFQLFMVSYFTFRFFLDFIKPRAEIMGNMGTIQMVCICVIIYYIYKIKNTKPLYLKYSR, from the coding sequence ATGGATTTTCCTGTAACATTTCATATTTTCGGCAAAACAATTCTTGCACATCCACTTTTTGAGGCTGGAGGTATGTTTTTGGGTATGAGATATTATTTTTATTTGAAACGCAAGTCCAAAGAAAAACTTTCTTTCAACACCTCGGCTGCAGTTTTAATAGGGGCTACTGCTGGTGCTCTGATAGGTTCCAAGCTGATTGGTAATCTTGAAAACCCTTATACCTTATTTGAGAATTTTACAATCAAAAAGTTTTGGTCAAACAATACCATTGTCGGAGGCCTGGCCTTTGGATTATTGGGAGTAGAGCTGGCAAAGAAGATAGTGCATCATAAAGAAAGCACAGGAGATCTTATTGTTTTTCCTCTGATATTTGCTATTATTATAGGTAGAATAGGGTGTTTTCTCACTGGTATTTATGAAGAAACATATGGCATCCCTACTGATTCTGTTTTTGGAATGCATTTAGGAGACCAATACCTCAGGCATCCAGTTGCTTTGTATGAAATAGCTTTTTTAATTCTTCTGTGGGTGGGGTTAAAATATATTCAAAATCATAAGAAATACCCTTCCGGTTTTATTTTTCAGCTGTTTATGGTCAGCTATTTTACGTTTAGATTCTTTTTAGATTTTATAAAACCAAGGGCAGAGATCATGGGAAATATGGGTACAATTCAAATGGTCTGTATTTGCGTAATTATTTACTACATTTATAAAATCAAAAATACCAAGCCTTTATATTTAAAATATTCAAGATGA
- the surE gene encoding 5'/3'-nucleotidase SurE: protein MERPLILVTNDDGITAPGIRNLISFMNEIGEVVVVAPNSPQSGKGHAITINSTLSYEEVTLDGPQTDFSCSGTPVDCVKMALDKILKRRPDIVVSGINHGANSSINVIYSGTMSAAVEAGVEGIPAIGFSLLDFSWEADFTQAKEFIQNIVRRTLENPMPKGIVLNVNIPKLPAEEIKGVKVCKQAHAKWEESFDERINPHGKKYYWLTGYFNNMDDSEDADETALANGYISIVPVKFDLTAYEYMKTLEEVMTFESVKEVK, encoded by the coding sequence ATGGAAAGACCACTTATTCTGGTTACTAATGATGATGGAATTACAGCTCCTGGTATCAGAAATCTTATCAGTTTTATGAATGAAATCGGAGAAGTAGTTGTTGTAGCCCCCAACTCTCCTCAAAGTGGAAAAGGCCACGCTATTACCATTAATTCTACGCTAAGCTACGAAGAAGTTACTCTGGATGGTCCGCAGACTGATTTTTCTTGCAGCGGAACTCCTGTAGACTGTGTAAAAATGGCTCTTGATAAAATTCTGAAAAGAAGACCTGATATTGTAGTTTCAGGAATCAATCACGGAGCAAATTCTTCTATTAATGTGATCTATTCGGGAACAATGTCCGCTGCTGTAGAAGCAGGTGTAGAAGGAATTCCTGCGATAGGATTCTCATTACTGGACTTCAGCTGGGAAGCTGATTTTACCCAGGCTAAAGAATTTATCCAGAATATCGTAAGAAGAACCCTGGAAAACCCAATGCCAAAAGGTATTGTCCTGAATGTGAATATTCCTAAACTTCCGGCTGAAGAAATAAAAGGTGTAAAAGTGTGTAAACAGGCTCATGCAAAATGGGAAGAAAGCTTTGATGAAAGAATAAACCCGCACGGTAAAAAATATTACTGGCTGACCGGTTATTTCAACAATATGGATGATTCCGAAGATGCTGATGAGACAGCTTTGGCTAACGGATATATTTCCATTGTTCCGGTAAAGTTTGACCTTACGGCATACGAATACATGAAAACACTGGAAGAAGTGATGACTTTTGAAAGCGTTAAAGAAGTAAAATAA
- a CDS encoding TonB-dependent receptor codes for MKTQGQNILLLIFLIASIMGYSQVKISGKVSFKNKGVSEVNVTLKDTYDGTTTDAQGNFSFETSEKGEHKITFTHPKYENIERTVSIENQEISLIVDLKEQISEIDAVVVSAGSIEASDKKRATALLSPIDIYTTAGADGQISSALTYLPGVQKVGGTEGLFIRGGTGTESKIFMDGSLINNYFSNSVPGIAGRDQFNTSLFKGNIFSSGGYSALYGQALSGALMLESVDLPDESSYSLGVSPIFLSAGFQKLGDNKNYSYGATAGYSILSLMQKVFNFNTDFVEAPQGLNGDLNFRFKTKSGGFFKYYGMFNSNKMGVRSESLEPGYDFSLVKLNGKNTFHNLSFKQKFGKYLLNVGGSYSYNRSDLHFSTETNDIESNRSQLLTDGNYFNFKAVIERKINKISALRGGFELNNTDENLNFEAVQKYYKDLISSAFLETDLGFSNALSAKIGVRAEHSSFLGKNNIAPRFAIAYRLAKDWTTSLAYGLFYQNPESKYINGPANLGFQKSQHYIFQVQRASEGRTLRFEAFYKKYDQLIKTFNVNQDKEQNQQTQSALNNSGYGYAKGVEFFWRDNKKTFENIDYWISYSYLNSKRDFLNYPVSLQPSFAAEHTLSAVAKRFIPEWKLGVNLSYTYAKGRPYYDIASTFENGKAINYTRNEGRLKDYNALNFSINYLPNIGKKDAKAFPVFVLSVSNILGSKNVYGYNFSADGSRSSAIVPPVNTFVFIGAFISFGVDKTDDAINNNL; via the coding sequence ATGAAAACGCAAGGACAAAACATACTGCTTCTTATTTTCCTGATCGCTTCCATAATGGGATATTCGCAGGTGAAGATCTCAGGAAAAGTTTCCTTTAAAAACAAAGGGGTAAGTGAAGTAAACGTCACTCTGAAAGATACCTATGACGGGACAACCACAGATGCCCAAGGTAATTTTTCTTTTGAAACTTCAGAAAAAGGAGAGCATAAAATAACATTTACCCATCCGAAATATGAGAATATAGAAAGAACAGTTTCTATTGAAAATCAGGAAATTTCTTTGATTGTTGACCTTAAAGAACAGATCAGTGAGATTGATGCAGTAGTAGTTTCTGCGGGATCCATTGAAGCAAGTGATAAGAAAAGAGCAACAGCACTGCTTTCTCCAATAGATATTTACACCACAGCAGGAGCTGACGGGCAGATTTCTTCAGCTTTAACCTACCTTCCGGGAGTGCAGAAAGTAGGTGGAACAGAAGGTCTTTTTATCAGAGGTGGTACAGGAACGGAATCTAAAATTTTTATGGATGGAAGTCTTATCAATAATTATTTTTCAAATTCTGTTCCGGGAATTGCAGGAAGAGATCAGTTCAATACCTCACTTTTCAAAGGGAATATATTTTCAAGCGGCGGATATTCTGCATTATACGGACAGGCTCTTTCAGGAGCTTTGATGCTGGAAAGTGTTGATCTTCCGGATGAAAGTTCTTACAGCTTAGGTGTTTCACCTATTTTCCTGAGTGCCGGATTTCAGAAGCTTGGAGACAATAAAAACTATTCCTACGGCGCTACAGCAGGATATTCTATTTTAAGTCTGATGCAGAAAGTCTTTAATTTTAATACAGATTTTGTTGAAGCACCACAGGGTCTTAACGGAGATCTGAATTTCAGATTTAAAACAAAATCAGGGGGCTTTTTCAAATATTATGGGATGTTTAATTCCAATAAAATGGGAGTGAGATCGGAAAGCCTTGAACCCGGATATGATTTCAGTCTGGTAAAGCTTAACGGTAAAAATACATTTCATAATCTTTCCTTTAAACAGAAATTTGGAAAATACCTTCTGAATGTAGGGGGTTCTTACTCTTACAACAGATCTGATCTTCATTTTTCTACAGAAACCAATGATATTGAATCCAACAGAAGCCAGCTTCTTACAGACGGAAATTATTTTAACTTCAAAGCAGTTATTGAAAGAAAGATCAACAAAATCAGCGCTCTGAGAGGAGGATTTGAGTTGAATAATACGGATGAAAATCTGAACTTTGAAGCGGTGCAGAAATATTATAAGGATTTGATATCTTCTGCTTTTCTTGAAACAGATCTGGGATTCAGTAATGCATTGTCAGCGAAAATAGGAGTAAGAGCAGAGCACTCTTCTTTTTTAGGGAAGAATAATATTGCCCCTCGTTTTGCCATTGCTTACCGTCTGGCAAAAGACTGGACCACTTCCTTAGCGTATGGTCTCTTTTATCAGAATCCGGAAAGTAAATATATCAATGGTCCTGCAAATCTTGGTTTCCAGAAGTCTCAGCATTATATTTTTCAGGTTCAGAGAGCTTCGGAAGGAAGAACATTACGTTTTGAAGCGTTTTATAAAAAATATGACCAATTGATTAAAACATTTAATGTTAATCAGGATAAAGAACAGAATCAGCAGACTCAATCCGCATTAAACAACAGTGGATACGGATATGCAAAAGGAGTAGAATTTTTCTGGAGAGACAATAAAAAAACATTTGAGAATATTGATTATTGGATCAGCTACTCATACCTGAATTCTAAAAGAGATTTTCTTAATTATCCGGTTAGCCTGCAGCCAAGTTTTGCCGCGGAACACACCCTTTCTGCAGTGGCAAAAAGATTTATTCCGGAATGGAAGCTTGGAGTAAACTTATCGTATACCTATGCTAAAGGACGTCCTTATTATGATATTGCCTCTACGTTTGAGAACGGGAAAGCAATTAATTATACCAGAAATGAAGGGAGATTAAAAGATTATAATGCTTTGAATTTCAGTATCAATTATCTACCCAATATCGGTAAAAAAGATGCGAAAGCTTTTCCGGTGTTCGTATTGAGTGTCAGCAATATTTTAGGATCAAAGAATGTATATGGCTATAATTTCTCTGCAGACGGATCCAGAAGTTCTGCAATCGTTCCGCCAGTCAATACTTTTGTGTTCATTGGAGCATTTATAAGTTTCGGAGTAGATAAAACGGATGATGCCATCAATAATAATTTATAA
- a CDS encoding radical SAM protein has product MPVRNYTYYDYTISLCPECLKRVGAKIIIEDETVFMTKRCPDHGFFKTKIASDVHYYKNIRNYNKASEIPLHFGTDVEYGCPYDCGLCVDHEQHSCLSIVEVTDRCNLTCPTCYAMSSPHYGSHRSLEEIEAMFDVIVKNEGEPDVVQISGGEPTIHPEFFKIMDIAKSKPIKHLMLNTNGIRIANDPGFAERLATYAPEFEIYLQFDSFKPEVLQDFRGKDLTAVRMKALEKLNELNLSTTLVIVLQKDKNIDEIGKIIEFALKQKCVRGITFQPVEIAGRNREDSAHEKITLTEVRQEIINQFPLLNSDDIIPVPCNPDALAMGYILKLQDETIPLTRYINPADLLNNESRNTIVYEQDKGLHMQLLDIFSTGISVDKVQPKVNQLLCCLPEVCAPDLDYDNLFRIIIMNFMDAHDFDVRAVKKSCVHIVNKDLKLIPFETMNLFYRDEKKAYLEELRKEDKVLF; this is encoded by the coding sequence ATGCCAGTAAGAAATTATACCTATTACGATTATACAATCAGTCTTTGCCCGGAATGTCTTAAAAGGGTGGGCGCCAAGATCATTATTGAGGATGAAACTGTTTTTATGACCAAAAGATGCCCTGATCATGGTTTTTTTAAAACAAAAATAGCTTCAGATGTGCATTATTATAAAAACATCAGAAACTATAATAAAGCTTCTGAAATACCTTTACATTTCGGAACCGATGTAGAATATGGCTGCCCTTATGATTGTGGACTATGCGTAGATCATGAACAGCATAGCTGTCTTTCTATTGTAGAAGTTACAGATCGTTGTAATCTGACTTGTCCCACATGTTATGCGATGTCCTCTCCACATTATGGAAGTCATAGGAGTCTGGAGGAAATAGAGGCTATGTTTGATGTTATTGTAAAAAATGAAGGTGAACCGGATGTAGTGCAAATCAGTGGAGGAGAACCTACAATTCATCCGGAGTTTTTCAAAATCATGGATATTGCCAAGTCAAAACCAATCAAACATCTGATGCTGAATACCAACGGAATCAGAATTGCCAATGATCCGGGATTTGCTGAAAGATTGGCAACTTATGCCCCGGAGTTTGAAATATATCTTCAGTTTGATTCATTTAAACCTGAAGTACTGCAAGATTTCAGAGGAAAGGATCTTACTGCAGTCAGAATGAAAGCACTGGAAAAACTTAATGAGCTTAATCTTTCTACTACATTGGTTATTGTCCTTCAAAAAGACAAAAATATTGATGAAATAGGAAAAATTATAGAATTTGCCTTGAAGCAGAAATGTGTTAGAGGAATTACCTTCCAACCCGTTGAAATTGCTGGAAGAAACAGGGAAGATTCTGCCCATGAAAAGATTACTCTAACTGAGGTAAGACAGGAAATAATCAATCAGTTTCCGCTATTAAATTCTGATGATATTATTCCGGTACCATGTAATCCGGATGCTCTGGCTATGGGTTATATATTAAAACTTCAGGACGAAACGATTCCTTTAACCAGATATATCAATCCTGCAGATCTTCTGAATAATGAATCAAGAAATACTATTGTTTACGAACAGGATAAGGGATTACATATGCAACTGCTGGATATATTCAGTACGGGGATTTCTGTAGATAAAGTTCAGCCCAAGGTAAATCAGTTACTATGTTGTCTACCCGAAGTTTGTGCGCCGGATCTTGATTATGATAACCTGTTTAGAATAATCATTATGAATTTTATGGATGCACATGATTTTGATGTAAGAGCAGTGAAAAAATCATGCGTACACATTGTCAATAAAGACCTGAAGTTAATACCCTTTGAAACAATGAATCTTTTCTATAGAGATGAAAAAAAGGCTTATCTTGAAGAACTCAGAAAAGAAGATAAAGTATTATTTTGA
- a CDS encoding carboxy terminal-processing peptidase: protein MWKNFKLNKFLLLIPLTSLMFCFNSPKNDDEKMQTIMVSVKNTLSYLHYSPKSINDAYSKDVYKHYFELVDPAKRYFLQSDMDEFNKHETKLDDYISQGDLTFYKLTIDRLYQRVDEIDKITQDIFNKPINLQEDETLTLEPKLKKVPSNKQEQYNEWKKFIKYNILQEVESMNSKEEAQKEKKDSVQKYKLKDTIKFKPLTQDEKIKKATDEVKDLVKDTFTRFKKRKKMDWFTVYMNAYTEVFDPHTNYYSPKDKEDFDTQFTGKVIGIGALIQEKKGNLYLGALTIGAPAWKSKQLSEGDKILKVRSKPKDDAVNVVGMLSDEAVRLIRGEKGTPVTLTVQKKDGTIKDVTMIREEVAIEDTFARSIVVNTPNGKKYGFINLPSFNADFENAKGRNASDDIKNEIIKLKEQNIQGIILDLRNNGGGSLTEVGDIMGLFMEAGPYVQVKDGNGKIQTLKNKNETPIWTGPLVIMQNELSASASEILAGVMQDYGRAMIIGSPQSFGKGTVQTFVDLNRFLNTEDDFGSLKLTIQKFYRITGESTQRKGIVSDIQMKDFFTYAEVGERYDDYALAWDKIPPTKFQKLNYFNIQALEKASADRMAKNSNYQLLLESAQWREQLDKEENITLNITKFNELMKNRKSQIEKFKALTKFENGLQFMMYPSEVEREKKDEAFKKKSEMWIKNLKKDLYLQEAMNIVSDMGAKS, encoded by the coding sequence ATGTGGAAAAATTTCAAACTGAATAAATTTTTACTTCTTATTCCATTAACCAGTCTAATGTTTTGTTTCAACTCGCCAAAGAATGACGATGAAAAGATGCAGACGATTATGGTGAGCGTAAAAAACACACTTTCTTATCTGCATTATAGCCCCAAGTCTATCAATGATGCCTATTCGAAGGACGTTTATAAGCATTATTTCGAATTGGTAGATCCTGCGAAAAGATATTTCCTGCAATCTGACATGGATGAATTCAACAAGCATGAGACAAAGCTTGACGATTATATCAGCCAGGGTGACCTTACATTCTACAAGCTTACGATTGACAGGCTATACCAGAGAGTGGATGAGATCGATAAAATAACACAGGATATTTTCAATAAGCCAATCAATCTTCAGGAAGATGAAACGCTTACTCTTGAGCCGAAACTCAAAAAGGTACCTTCCAACAAGCAGGAACAGTATAATGAGTGGAAAAAATTCATCAAGTACAATATCCTTCAGGAAGTAGAGTCGATGAACAGCAAAGAAGAAGCTCAGAAAGAAAAGAAAGACTCTGTTCAGAAATACAAGCTGAAAGATACGATCAAGTTTAAGCCTCTTACTCAGGATGAAAAGATCAAAAAAGCGACTGATGAAGTAAAAGATCTTGTAAAAGATACCTTTACCCGATTCAAAAAGAGAAAGAAAATGGATTGGTTTACCGTGTATATGAATGCCTATACAGAAGTATTTGATCCACATACCAACTATTATTCTCCAAAAGATAAAGAAGATTTTGATACTCAGTTTACCGGAAAAGTAATCGGTATCGGAGCATTGATTCAGGAGAAAAAAGGAAATCTTTACTTAGGAGCTCTTACCATTGGTGCACCGGCATGGAAGTCTAAGCAGCTTTCTGAGGGTGATAAAATTCTGAAAGTAAGGTCTAAACCGAAAGACGATGCTGTAAATGTAGTAGGAATGCTTTCTGATGAAGCTGTAAGACTGATCAGAGGAGAGAAAGGAACTCCGGTAACACTAACGGTTCAGAAAAAAGACGGTACCATCAAAGACGTAACAATGATTCGTGAAGAAGTAGCTATTGAAGACACTTTTGCAAGAAGTATCGTAGTGAACACTCCAAACGGAAAGAAATATGGTTTCATCAACCTTCCAAGTTTTAATGCTGATTTTGAAAATGCTAAAGGAAGAAATGCTTCTGATGATATTAAAAATGAGATCATTAAACTGAAAGAACAGAATATCCAGGGAATTATTCTTGACCTTAGAAATAATGGAGGAGGTTCTTTAACTGAAGTAGGGGATATTATGGGTCTTTTCATGGAAGCTGGACCTTATGTTCAGGTGAAAGACGGAAACGGGAAAATACAGACTCTTAAGAATAAAAATGAAACTCCTATCTGGACAGGTCCATTGGTGATTATGCAAAACGAGCTTTCTGCTTCGGCTTCAGAAATCCTTGCAGGAGTAATGCAGGATTATGGAAGAGCAATGATTATCGGATCTCCGCAGTCTTTCGGGAAAGGAACCGTTCAGACTTTTGTTGATCTGAACAGATTCCTGAATACAGAAGATGATTTCGGATCTTTAAAACTGACTATCCAGAAGTTCTACAGAATTACCGGAGAATCTACACAGAGAAAAGGTATCGTTTCTGATATCCAGATGAAAGACTTCTTTACCTATGCTGAAGTAGGAGAGCGATATGATGATTATGCATTGGCATGGGATAAAATTCCGCCTACGAAATTCCAGAAGCTTAACTATTTCAACATTCAGGCGCTGGAAAAAGCAAGTGCAGACAGAATGGCTAAAAACAGCAATTATCAGTTGTTATTAGAGTCTGCCCAGTGGAGAGAACAATTGGACAAAGAAGAAAATATCACTTTGAATATCACTAAGTTCAATGAACTAATGAAGAACAGAAAATCTCAGATTGAAAAGTTCAAAGCTTTAACTAAATTTGAGAACGGACTTCAGTTCATGATGTATCCAAGTGAAGTTGAAAGAGAGAAAAAAGACGAAGCTTTCAAAAAGAAATCTGAAATGTGGATCAAAAATCTGAAAAAAGATCTTTATCTGCAGGAAGCAATGAATATTGTATCAGATATGGGAGCGAAATCCTAA
- a CDS encoding lmo0937 family membrane protein produces MRSLLWLIAVICIVVWLLGMLGIVPGISTGYLIHILLVIAIIVILYNIITGRKPLD; encoded by the coding sequence ATGAGAAGTTTATTATGGTTAATTGCAGTCATCTGCATCGTTGTTTGGCTTTTAGGAATGTTAGGAATAGTCCCAGGCATCAGCACGGGTTATTTGATTCACATTCTGCTGGTCATTGCCATTATTGTTATTCTTTATAACATCATTACAGGCAGAAAACCTCTTGATTAG
- a CDS encoding 4'-phosphopantetheinyl transferase family protein: MIILYTFISEEKHQSLLDRYLPVFSDDMKRDILRYRRWQDAQLSLLGKLLLRHGLRTFYNIPEVEIGILPNKKPYLKGHNLHFNISHSKDLVACVIAEYPLGIDVEYNDPKVSYRDFIFQMTPNEMQEIQDGMDKMKGFFTYWTRKEAAIKAHGGGMILPLDSFEVTNGECVIEDEKFFIKEIFIHKDYHSYMASSDPKIKNVVPLFKHFEGDIL; encoded by the coding sequence ATGATTATTCTATATACATTTATCAGCGAAGAAAAACACCAGTCTCTTCTTGACCGGTATCTGCCTGTTTTTTCTGATGATATGAAAAGAGATATTCTGAGATACAGAAGATGGCAGGATGCACAGCTTTCTTTGCTGGGGAAGTTACTTTTACGGCATGGATTAAGAACTTTTTATAATATTCCGGAGGTGGAAATAGGTATTCTTCCCAACAAAAAGCCTTATTTGAAAGGACATAACCTTCATTTTAATATATCGCATTCCAAGGACCTTGTTGCCTGTGTCATTGCAGAATATCCTTTGGGAATAGATGTAGAATACAATGATCCGAAGGTCAGTTACCGGGATTTTATATTTCAGATGACTCCTAATGAGATGCAGGAAATTCAGGATGGCATGGATAAAATGAAAGGATTCTTCACCTATTGGACGAGAAAAGAAGCTGCTATAAAAGCACATGGAGGTGGGATGATACTTCCCTTAGATTCTTTTGAAGTAACTAATGGGGAGTGTGTTATTGAAGATGAGAAGTTCTTTATAAAAGAGATTTTTATTCACAAAGACTATCATAGCTATATGGCTTCTTCAGATCCAAAAATTAAAAATGTAGTCCCTCTTTTCAAACATTTTGAAGGAGATATCCTATAG